The proteins below are encoded in one region of Pseudoalteromonas ulvae UL12:
- a CDS encoding class II fumarate hydratase, with protein sequence MNKPLTRTEHDSMGKLQVPINALYQAQTQRAVNNFTISTLTMPFAFINALAIIKLAAAKSNHQLTLLPEETCKSIEFACQEILSGTYYEHFPVNVFQTGSGTSSNMNANEVIATLASQQLGRTVHPNDDVNMGQSSNDVIPTAIQVSAVLALKHQLFPATTQLKQQLTQKISEIGAITKTGRTHLMDAMPVSFAQTLGAWLTQIEHAEQGVNQTFTLLTKLAQGGTAVGSGINAHPSFASTFNQHISAITEVNFTPSDNFFYNIGSQDALVALSGQLKVLAVALTKIANDLRWMNSGPLAGLAEISLPALQPGSSIMPGKVNPVIPEAVAMACAQVIGNDTTLTVAGQSGNFELNVMLPVIAYNILQSIELLSDSCESLAHQAIAGFTVNEDKINQALSRNPILVTALNPIIGYEKAASIAKQAYQTGQAIIDVAEQHTDLSREALTTLLNPTQLSQGGIQQN encoded by the coding sequence ATGAATAAGCCACTTACACGAACAGAGCACGATAGTATGGGAAAGCTACAAGTCCCAATCAATGCCCTATACCAAGCGCAAACACAACGAGCAGTCAATAACTTCACTATTAGCACTCTCACCATGCCTTTTGCATTTATTAATGCCCTAGCCATCATTAAATTAGCCGCCGCTAAAAGCAACCATCAACTGACCCTCTTGCCTGAAGAAACGTGCAAATCAATTGAGTTTGCCTGCCAAGAAATACTGAGCGGAACCTATTATGAACATTTTCCAGTCAATGTATTTCAAACAGGTTCGGGTACCAGTAGCAATATGAACGCCAATGAAGTCATTGCCACCTTAGCCAGTCAGCAGCTAGGTCGAACAGTTCACCCAAACGATGATGTCAACATGGGGCAAAGTTCAAATGATGTGATCCCCACCGCCATTCAAGTAAGCGCAGTGTTAGCACTTAAACATCAGCTTTTCCCTGCTACGACACAATTAAAACAGCAGCTTACTCAAAAAATCAGCGAAATAGGGGCCATCACCAAAACCGGTCGTACTCATTTAATGGATGCTATGCCCGTTAGTTTTGCCCAAACATTAGGCGCGTGGCTGACTCAAATTGAGCACGCTGAACAGGGAGTAAATCAAACATTTACGCTACTTACAAAACTCGCTCAAGGCGGCACAGCGGTTGGCTCGGGGATCAACGCTCATCCCTCATTTGCTAGTACGTTTAATCAGCATATCAGTGCAATTACTGAAGTGAATTTTACCCCTAGTGATAACTTTTTTTATAACATTGGTAGCCAAGATGCGCTTGTGGCTTTGTCCGGACAACTCAAAGTACTTGCTGTTGCACTGACAAAAATAGCCAATGATTTACGCTGGATGAATAGCGGCCCATTAGCTGGTTTAGCAGAAATCAGCCTGCCGGCACTGCAACCGGGATCGTCCATTATGCCGGGTAAAGTCAATCCAGTTATTCCTGAAGCGGTGGCAATGGCCTGTGCTCAAGTGATCGGAAATGACACAACGCTGACAGTCGCCGGGCAATCAGGCAACTTTGAACTCAATGTCATGCTGCCCGTGATTGCCTATAACATATTGCAAAGTATTGAATTACTCAGTGACAGCTGTGAATCACTTGCCCACCAAGCCATCGCTGGTTTTACTGTCAATGAAGACAAAATCAATCAAGCCTTAAGCCGTAATCCTATTTTAGTTACAGCATTAAACCCCATCATTGGCTATGAAAAAGCAGCCAGTATTGCTAAGCAGGCTTACCAAACAGGCCAAGCGATTATTGATGTTGCCGAGCAGCACACTGATTTAAGCCGAGAAGCACTCACAACCCTACTCAACCCCACTCAGCTGAGTCAAGGGGGGATCCAGCAAAACTAG
- a CDS encoding DM13 domain-containing protein: MTKRSVFTLLVSHLSVALIAFAGGIYTLPILIAPHSPTEGEIKAVSDIAHYRTAFVRDLQDSDWLHFGEGEVFISHHAIAFSGTLAPGPDYTVYFSPEFVQTEADFQRLKATMVSVAKVNTFNDFLVAIPANISADKYNTVIIWCDSFEQFITSAQYQ, from the coding sequence ATGACTAAACGCAGTGTTTTTACTTTATTGGTGAGTCATTTAAGCGTAGCGCTGATTGCTTTTGCTGGTGGGATTTATACTTTGCCAATTCTGATCGCTCCTCACTCGCCGACAGAAGGTGAGATCAAAGCTGTGTCTGATATAGCACATTACCGCACTGCATTTGTTCGAGATTTACAAGATAGTGATTGGCTGCATTTTGGCGAAGGAGAGGTATTTATTAGTCACCACGCCATTGCGTTTTCGGGCACGCTGGCACCTGGGCCAGATTATACTGTGTATTTTTCGCCTGAATTTGTGCAAACAGAAGCAGATTTCCAGCGTTTGAAGGCAACAATGGTCAGTGTGGCCAAAGTAAATACCTTTAATGACTTTCTGGTGGCGATCCCTGCGAATATCTCAGCAGATAAATACAATACAGTGATTATTTGGTGTGACTCATTCGAGCAATTTATTACCTCAGCCCAATATCAATAA
- a CDS encoding DinB family protein, which translates to MDFVTAFKYKQWANAELLLCAQSQIQQLPEDEARFFIRILHHTSVVDSLFISRITGSVERYTTDNTIETPTLAELQHTMNLHDQWLVDYTLRLSAEELVRHIDFKFVDGDGGRLSVSEILLHLLTHGSNHRGMASRVLSSHGLERPKDTYTRYLHLTEPERRTHL; encoded by the coding sequence ATGGACTTTGTAACAGCATTTAAATATAAACAGTGGGCCAATGCAGAGCTACTTTTGTGCGCTCAGTCACAAATTCAGCAACTCCCAGAGGATGAAGCACGATTTTTTATTCGAATTTTGCATCATACGTCGGTCGTTGATAGTTTGTTTATTAGTCGGATAACGGGCTCGGTGGAGCGTTATACTACGGATAATACGATTGAGACACCCACTCTGGCAGAGCTACAGCATACGATGAATCTCCACGATCAATGGTTAGTTGACTACACTTTGCGCCTCAGCGCAGAGGAATTAGTGCGTCATATCGACTTTAAATTTGTTGATGGGGATGGTGGGCGGCTCAGTGTCAGTGAAATCTTACTGCACTTGCTCACTCATGGCAGCAATCATCGTGGGATGGCCTCTCGCGTGCTATCATCTCATGGACTGGAGCGCCCTAAAGATACCTATACGCGTTATTTGCACTTGACTGAGCCAGAACGTAGAACCCATCTATGA
- a CDS encoding flavin reductase family protein, with protein sequence MNLLNRLTRTTAKVLFHTASIKGYLEPLIQQFKPEWRDGYYRAKVVKIIHLGANCISLELKPERRWPSHTAGQHVLLTAQINGRLMSRPFSISSSEGQANHENRIRLTIKTSENGAFTGQLLAFLGQGDFVNISAPQGDFRVLPNKTPLFLVAAGSGITPFMAMLHSVYERQTGAVRPIHLLYFAKPNQHLFTDELATLSSQQPSFSLKLLARSQGDSLSNVLKGCVSTDQVMICGPADFKHQVDNELDQLNHNPLYRQAEFYQPPLIQTENENDSPRLAITVNYAGKQQQLHTDNNSALLNTLEQQGIQANFGCRIGVCHQCQCVKKSGVVKNIKTGQLSQNGQQLIQLCISQAVTPLELEL encoded by the coding sequence ATGAATTTATTAAATAGATTAACTCGAACCACAGCTAAAGTGCTGTTTCACACAGCTTCCATCAAGGGGTATTTAGAGCCGCTAATTCAGCAGTTTAAACCTGAATGGCGTGATGGATACTATCGCGCTAAAGTGGTGAAAATCATTCATCTTGGTGCAAACTGCATCAGTTTAGAGCTCAAACCTGAGCGACGCTGGCCTTCGCATACCGCAGGACAACACGTGTTACTCACGGCTCAAATAAATGGCCGACTTATGTCGCGACCGTTTTCAATTTCATCCAGCGAAGGCCAAGCCAATCATGAGAATCGAATTCGCTTGACCATCAAAACGAGCGAGAACGGTGCATTTACTGGTCAGCTGCTCGCATTTTTAGGGCAAGGAGACTTTGTTAATATCAGCGCCCCACAAGGTGACTTCCGTGTTCTTCCCAATAAAACACCATTATTTTTAGTCGCTGCGGGCTCTGGTATCACTCCTTTTATGGCTATGCTTCATAGTGTGTATGAGCGACAAACAGGCGCTGTACGCCCTATCCACTTGCTATATTTTGCAAAACCAAATCAGCACTTATTTACTGATGAATTAGCGACACTCTCATCACAGCAACCCAGTTTTAGTCTCAAGCTGCTGGCACGTTCACAAGGTGATTCGCTATCAAACGTGTTAAAAGGGTGTGTGTCGACGGATCAAGTCATGATCTGCGGGCCAGCTGATTTTAAACACCAAGTTGATAATGAACTTGATCAACTCAATCACAATCCTTTGTATCGTCAGGCAGAGTTTTATCAACCACCTCTTATTCAAACAGAAAACGAAAATGACAGTCCTCGCCTGGCCATCACAGTCAATTACGCAGGTAAACAGCAGCAGCTTCATACTGACAATAACAGTGCTTTGCTCAACACATTAGAGCAGCAAGGTATTCAAGCAAACTTTGGTTGTCGGATCGGGGTATGCCACCAATGCCAATGCGTAAAAAAATCGGGCGTAGTTAAAAACATCAAAACAGGTCAATTATCACAAAATGGCCAACAGTTGATTCAGCTGTGTATCAGCCAAGCGGTAACCCCTTTAGAATTGGAGCTTTAA
- a CDS encoding fatty acid desaturase family protein: protein MKHLNFERLADELDALKKHTLEKVGTADARYIRKVIAFQRIFEWSGRILLMLGFINPIYWLVGVLALAAAKILDNMEIGHNVMHGQYDWMNDPQINSRQFEWDIACDGKSWQRIHNYEHHTYTNIIGKDRDFGYGLLRLSDDFKWRVKNLWQFITYLNLSLLFQWGVSYHELAAERVFMGKKKQNRDSKINPSQLKRAFFSKGGKQLFKDYLLFPALAGPLFLWVLSGNLIANLLRNLWTSTIIFCGHFTSDVHTFDAKECEGETQGQWYYRQALGSSNISGAKWFHILTGHLSFQIEHHLFPDLPSSRYQEVAPQVQAIFARHGIPYNTGHFFTQYSQVLKRIIRYSLP, encoded by the coding sequence ATGAAACACCTTAACTTTGAACGCTTAGCCGACGAACTCGATGCTCTTAAGAAACACACTTTAGAAAAAGTGGGCACTGCTGACGCCCGTTACATTCGTAAAGTAATTGCCTTTCAACGTATATTTGAATGGAGTGGCCGCATTTTACTCATGCTGGGTTTTATTAATCCTATTTATTGGCTTGTAGGTGTACTTGCTTTAGCGGCAGCGAAAATTCTCGATAATATGGAAATCGGCCACAACGTCATGCATGGCCAATATGATTGGATGAACGATCCACAAATAAACTCTCGCCAATTTGAATGGGATATCGCCTGCGATGGTAAAAGTTGGCAGCGTATCCACAATTATGAACATCACACTTATACCAATATTATTGGCAAAGATCGTGACTTTGGTTATGGGCTTTTACGCTTATCTGATGATTTTAAATGGCGCGTAAAAAATCTGTGGCAATTTATAACGTATCTCAATCTCAGCTTGTTATTCCAATGGGGCGTGTCTTATCATGAACTGGCTGCTGAACGAGTGTTTATGGGTAAAAAGAAACAAAACCGCGATTCAAAAATCAATCCATCTCAGTTAAAACGCGCCTTTTTTTCTAAGGGTGGCAAACAGTTATTTAAAGATTATCTATTATTTCCCGCTCTTGCTGGCCCATTATTTTTATGGGTATTAAGTGGTAACTTAATCGCCAATTTATTACGTAACTTATGGACTTCAACCATTATATTTTGTGGCCACTTTACTAGCGATGTACATACCTTTGACGCAAAAGAGTGTGAAGGTGAGACTCAAGGTCAATGGTATTACCGCCAAGCATTAGGCTCATCAAATATTAGTGGGGCAAAGTGGTTTCATATTTTAACTGGGCATCTGAGTTTTCAGATTGAGCACCACTTATTTCCGGACTTACCCTCTTCACGTTATCAAGAAGTGGCGCCTCAAGTACAAGCAATTTTTGCACGCCATGGGATCCCTTATAATACAGGTCACTTCTTTACTCAATATAGCCAAGTGTTAAAACGTATCATACGTTATTCATTGCCCTAA
- a CDS encoding H-NS histone family protein: protein MKDIKSFIKDASFSDLEKAKTLIESALTERQTQEKAKQEVLALLKEKGLTVDDLVDSGAQDKRAKVQAKYRITRDGETFEWSGRGKRPKAFEGVLLEQYLV, encoded by the coding sequence ATGAAAGATATTAAATCATTTATAAAAGATGCTTCATTTAGCGATTTAGAAAAAGCTAAAACCTTAATTGAGAGTGCATTGACTGAACGTCAGACTCAAGAAAAAGCTAAACAAGAAGTATTAGCACTGTTAAAAGAAAAAGGCTTAACAGTGGATGATTTAGTCGACAGTGGCGCACAAGATAAACGTGCAAAAGTGCAAGCCAAATACCGTATTACTCGTGATGGTGAAACATTTGAATGGTCTGGCCGAGGTAAACGTCCAAAAGCATTTGAAGGTGTGTTACTAGAGCAGTACTTAGTATAA